The following are encoded in a window of Salvelinus fontinalis isolate EN_2023a chromosome 40, ASM2944872v1, whole genome shotgun sequence genomic DNA:
- the LOC129839917 gene encoding zinc finger protein 239-like isoform X1: MSSLNFSPLVKEEAVCWTEKEALGLNIVVKEEEDVTVKQEVEDEVVTVKEEDKDVSVKEEEDAFRVKEEDAVFGVKKEGEITVTLKDEEVEIGDLSNTRERRDYRGSSGEPQQHHDADEAEKSLSTSELKKHQWRTTGKKSHCCSDCGKCCKSSSELIIHQRVHTGEKSYTCDQFGKSFTQSSSLKSHHRTHTGEKPYSCDHCRKSFTASGNLTTHQRTHTGEKPYSCDQCGKSFTASSDLTRHQRIHTGDRPYGCDQCGKSFIQLQTLKSHRRTHTGEKPYSCGQCGKSFTTSSYLTTHQRTHTGDKPHSCDQCGKSFNDSSQLIRHQRTHTGEKSYSCDQCGKSFTDSSQLIRHQRTHTGEKSYSCDQCDKRYSDKRCLIKHQKIHT, from the exons atgagctcactaaacttctcccctcttgttaaagaagaggcggtctgctggacggagaaagaagctctggggctgaacattgtcgtgaaagaggaggaggatgtcacagtaaaacaagaagtagaggatgaggttgttacagtgaaagaagaagataaagacgtttcagtgaaagaagaggaagatgcgttcagagtgaaagaggaggatgcagtttttggagtgaagaaggaaggggagattactgtcacattgaaagatgaagaggtggagataggagatctgagtaacacca gagagagacgggactatcgtggatcctctggggagcctcaacaacatcatgatgctgacgaggcagagaagagtctctccacatcagaactcaagaaacaccagtggagaaccacagggaagaaatctcattgctgctctgactgtgggaaatgttgcaaatcttcatcagaacttataatacaccagcgagtacacacaggagagaaatcttatacaTGTGATCAatttgggaagagttttactcagtcaagctCCCTGAAATcccaccatagaacacacacaggagagaaaccatatagctgtgatcacTGTAGGAAGAGTTTTACTGCATCTGGTAATCTAactacacaccagagaacacacacaggagagaaaccttatagctgtgatcaatgtggcaaGAGTTTTACTGCATCTAGCGATCTAACTagacaccagagaatacacacaggagatagaccttatggctgtgatcaatgtggcaaGAGTTTTATTCAgctacaaaccctgaaatcacaccggagaactcacacaggagagaaaccttatagctgtggtcaatgtgggaagagttttactacatctagctatctgactacacaccagagaacacacacaggagataaacctcatagctgtgatcaatgtgggaagagttttaatgATTCTAGTCAACTGATtaggcaccagagaacacacacaggagagaaatcttacagctgtgatcagtgtgggaagagttttactgatTCTAGTCAACTGATtaggcaccagagaacacacacaggagagaaatcttatagctgtgatcaatgtgacaagagatactctgataaaaggtgtctgatcaaacatcagaaaatacatacatga
- the LOC129839917 gene encoding uncharacterized protein LOC129839917 isoform X2: MSSLNFSPLVKEEAVCWTEKEALGLNIVVKEEEDVTVKQEVEDEVVTVKEEDKDVSVKEEEDAFRVKEEDAVFGVKKEGEITVTLKDEEVEIGDLSNTNNYCGTPNHGRM, from the exons atgagctcactaaacttctcccctcttgttaaagaagaggcggtctgctggacggagaaagaagctctggggctgaacattgtcgtgaaagaggaggaggatgtcacagtaaaacaagaagtagaggatgaggttgttacagtgaaagaagaagataaagacgtttcagtgaaagaagaggaagatgcgttcagagtgaaagaggaggatgcagtttttggagtgaagaaggaaggggagattactgtcacattgaaagatgaagaggtggagataggagatctgagtaacacca ACAActactgtgggactcccaatcacggccggatgtga